The nucleotide sequence AACTGTCTTCTAAATAGTGATGGATGAAGGTGACTATTCCAGAAGTTAATCTAGATAAGTGTGTGTCTGGAGTGAGCGAGCGAGTGGGTTGGAATGAACTTTTCAACTTTGTGTTGTGTCCTGGTTGATAGGAGGAAAAACGTTTTATAACCTATGAcgtcatattttgtatataaactgttgttcgTGGTTACATGGCAGCGCGCTCCAagaataaatactattatctCATTTTGAttggtctctgtctattttatgcaaatcaGAATCTTACATATTCTCATAAAATATACTAAGtgaattcaattaatgaaaacatattggaATTATGAAATTATATTAAcagttggtgacagaagcaccagatcatcagcaaacagtagacatttgacttcagattctagtagggtgaggccaggtgctgcagactgttctaatgCCCTCACCAATTCGTTGATGCATAAAATTGGGGGAAAAACACATAGTAAgagcacacttgttgtttgtgtacatggattttataatattgtatgttttttgtatgtttttccccaaaCCCATTTTCCATCCATTTgaatagcagaccctcatgccaaattgagtcaaaagcttttttgaaatcaacaaagcatgagaagactgttATGTTTTTTAGTCGAACAAGGTGTGCAatgtgaatatgtggtctgtcgtacggtaatttgaTAAAACACCCATTTTCTATCCATTTgaatagcagaccctcatgccaaattgagtcaaaagcttttttgaaatcaacaaagcatgagaagactgttATGTTTGTTAGTCGAACAAGGTGTGCAatgtgaatatgtggtctgtcgtacggtaatttgaTAAAACAGGCAATTTAGCATTTggtcagtacattgttttcattgaggaaaagTGCAAGTCTGctattaatgataatgcagaggattttctcaaagttgctgttgacacatatcccatggtagttattgggATCAAatctgtctccacttttgtggactGGGGTCATCAGTCCTCGTTTCCAAATATTggagaagatgccagagctgaggatgatgttaaagagtagTATAGCCAATTTGTATATTTTAGCATTTCactgaggataccatcaacaccacagaacttttggggttggagggtttgtattttgtcctgtagtaaTGTacttggagaatccagtgggttctggtagtctttaatagttgattctaattgatttgcatttgatcatgtatatattttttttataggaccaaaaagattggagaagtggtttatccatgcATCTCTATTTGGGATAGATGACTCGTGTTGTTGTTTGATTAGtgtgttccaattttcccagaagtggttacattctatggattcttcaattacattgagctgatttctgacgtgctgttccttcatTTTCTGTAGTGtaattctgtattgttttagtgattcaccagaGTGAAGACATAGGTTCAGGTTCTCGTTTATCAATTCCTTTCTAAGGTTTTTGCAATCTtccatcaaaccatttgtcattgttgttcattttcttaggttgtctgcttgacaaTTTTTGATAGGGAAGCCGAGAGgtaaaatatactgtttaggttttctacggacaagtttacaccttcactattacagtgaaacattatgtccaggaagttgtctgaaagggattgaatgtgttgttgcctcattgttttttggtaggtttctacactactttccttccatctatagtgtTTCTTACTATTatgcagttcctttggctttgatgcctcgtgATTGAGTATTTCTCTCTTCAAGTAgactgattttgctgtgatctgatagttATGTCAGTGGGCTGACTCTGAAcactgagagactctgggttgaggtcagtgataaagtcaactacagtactactgtcaatgggtgagctataggtgtacctaccataggagtcaacttgaagcctaccattgactatgtacagacccagcgtgtgacagagctgcaggagttgtgacccatttttgttggttgttttgtcatagttgtgtctaggggggcatattTGGGAGAGAATGCTGTCGCCTCCAAGTAGGAGTTTGTTCTGAGAgttcaggttcttgtccagttgtGGAATTTACTAGGTCGCCACAGAGTAGTatatgtccctgggcctggaaatggttgctCTCCCCCTCTatgatggagaagctgtcatcgttaaagtatggggattctattgggggggggagggatatactgtaggtagcaCACAAGGACATTTTACTCTATTGAGATGAATTCCTTattaatttctagccagatgtaaaatgttccagttttgactaatttaatataGTGGGTTGGGTCAACTCTACtactataccaaattagcatacaaGTCTCTTCcttgtttcacacctggtagtttggtggatgggactaccagctctctgtaatctAGAGGTCAaacagtgggtccatctcctctataccatccACCTGGTAgcttggtggatgggactaccagctctctgtaatctAGAGGTCAaacagtgggtccatctcctctataccatccACCTGGTAgcttggtggatgggactaccagttCTCTGTAATCTAGAGGTCAaacagtgggtctgtctcctctataccacccacctggtagcttggtggatgggactaccagctctctgtaacctagaggtcaAACAGTGGGTctttctcctctataccacccacctggtagcttggtggatgggactaccagctctctgtaacctagaggtctAACAGTGGGTctttctcctctataccacccacctggtagcttggtggatgggactaccagctctctgtaacctagaggtcaAACAGTGGGTctttctcctctataccacccacctggtagcttggtggatgggactaccagctctctgtaacctagaggtcaAACAGTGGGTctttctcctctataccacccacctggtagcttggtggatgggactaccagttCTCTGTAATCTAGAGGTCAaacagtgggtctgtctcctctataccacccacctggtagcttggtggatgggactaccagctctctgtaacctagaggtcaAACAGTGGGTctttctcctctataccacccacctggtagcttggtggatgggactaccagctctctgtaatctAGAGGTCAAACAGTGGGTCTTTCTCCTCTATACTATGTTTCtagtaggatgacaatgtctgtatttccaatttctttgatgaagtctgggtttctgctctttaggccaaaggcagatgacctcaggatgagatagtaaaagctttgGATTCCATTGTGTCTCGTGTTGTTTTCATGTAGTTTAGGATCTGACCTTTACAGTAGGTGTGAAGGAAGCATTTTGAGCCTCTAGTGCacgagcacagacacacacacacctctaaggTATGCCTGGTTGAGCACTGAGGATTGCTTTTACAAACTGTTGCTTGGAAACATGCCAAGTACCAGTAAAACACTCACTGAAGAACTAGCTAATAAAATAGCATTTGTAACCTTCCCCAGGAGTGTTAAATTCAACCAAAACTCATTCACAGGGGTCATCCAGGGCCAGGATTAGGTGAGAACAACCTGTGGTAACTTACCTTGTGGTCCTGCATGTATTCTATATCAGCAGTGTGGTATCTagctctcttcagtgtgtgtgggaTTGTACCTTGTGGTCCTGCATGTACTCTATATCAGCAGTGTGGTATCTAGCTCTCTTCAGTGTGTATAGGATTGTACCTTATGGTCCTGCATGTATTCTATATCAGCAGTGTGGTATCTagctctcttcagtgtgtgtgggaTTGTACCTTGTGGTCCTCCATGTACTCTATATCAGCGATGTGGTATCTagctctcttcagtgtgtgtgggaTTGTACCTTGTGGTCCTCCATGTACTCTATATCAGCGGTGTGGTATCTagctctcttcagtgtgtgtgggaTTGTACCTTGTGGTCCTCCATGTACTCTATATCAGCGGTGTGGTATCTagctctcttcagtgtgtgtgggaTTGTACCTTGTGGTCCTCCATGTACTCTATATCAGCGGTGTGTAGCTCTCTTCAGTTTGTGTGGGATTGTACCTTGTGGTCCTCCATGTACTCTATATCAGCGGTGTGATATCcatctctcttcagtgtgtgtgggaTTGTACCTTGTGGTCCTCCATGTACTCTATATCAGCAGTGTGGTATCTagctctcttcagtgtgtgtgggaTTGTACCTTGTGGTCCTCCATGTACTCTATATCAGCGGTGTGATATCTagctctcttcagtgtgtgtagGATTGTACCTTGTGGTCCTCCATGTACTCTATATCAGTGGTGTGATATCcatctctcttcagtgtgtgtagGATTGTACCTTGTGGTCCTCCATGTACTCTATATCAGCGGTGTGATATCCATCTCTTTTCAGTGTGTGTAGGATTGTACCTTGTGGTCCTCCATGTACTCTATATCAGCGGTGTGatatccatctctctgtcctctcttcagtgtgtgtagGATTGTACCTTGTGGTCCTCCATGTACTCTATATCAGCGGTGTGatatccatctctctgtcctctcttcagGACCCTGAAACGACTCCCTCCCACACAGTCCACATACGAGCGACCGTCAGGCAACACCTCTAAGCTATGAATCTCCAGCATACAGCCGTAGTCTGCAAATCTggaggacacagagacacacagacagagagttgTTGGAAGCAAGCTGAAAGGGTAATGTGAAAGACAATCAGATCCCCAGCACAGTGTGGCTCAGCATAGTAGTGTAAAAGGGGAAGAGAGCCAGATACACTCAGGGTTCATTTTCATACCAGTATTTTCAGATTGTATACATCCATGACCCACCCTTTTCCATGTTCGTAGCTGCACATGCCAAACTTCCTGGTGCCCGTCTCCATGCATCGTCTCATCATGAGGCGGTAACGAGGCTCGAAgatgtggagaggacagggcacGCCCGGGTACGCCACCGTACACACAAAGATAGGGATGTCCTTAGTTAGactgggggatgaagggagagaaacagagagcgagacagagagaaagcagaaagagtgacagagaggatGAAAaaagagaggatacagagagagaaatatatatttaatcagGATAACAGTGGTGTTGAGGTGGTGTgtatttaatacacacacacacagtcaaaagtttggactcaccaactcattcaagggtttcttcatttttactattttgtcaAATAATAGTGataacatcaaaactatgaaataacacaaggattcatgtagtaacccaaaaagtgttaaataaagtagccaccctttgccttgatgaaaactctgcacactcctggcattctctcaaccagcttcatgaggtagtcacatggaatgcatttcaattaacaggtgtgccctgttaaaatttaatttgtggaatttctttccttccaaatgcatttgagccaatcagttgtgttgtgacaaggtaggggtggtatacagacgatagacctatttggtaaaagaccaactccacattatggcaagaacagcccaAATAAGCAAAGACCAACGACACCAataagagactttcttgggccaaaaaaccacaagcaatggacattagaccggtggaaatctgtccaatggtctgatgagtctaaatttgagatttctgCTTCCAACCACTATGTCGTTGTAAGACGCAGAGTAGTTGAACGGATgttctccacatgtgtggttcccaccgtgaagcatggaggaggctgTGTGAtggcgtgggggtgctttgctggtgacactgtcagttatttatttagaattcaaggcacacttaaccagcatggctaccacagcattctgcagcgatactccatcccatctggtttgcacttagtgggactgtcatttgtttttcaacaggacaatgacccaacacacctccaggctgtgtaagcgctatttgaccaagaaggagagtgatggagtgctgcatcagatgacctggcctccacaatcacccgacctcaacccaattgagatggtttgggattagttggaccgcagagtgatggaaaagcagccaacaagtgctcagcaaatgtgggaactccttcaagactgatggaaaatcattccaggtgaagctggttgagtgaatggcaagagtgtgcaaagctgtcatcaaggcaaagggtggctactttgaatataaaatatattttgatttgtttaccactttgttggttactacatgattccataggtaTTATTTCATAGCTGATGTCTTCAtttttattctacaatatagaaaatagtaaaaataaacccttgaatgagtaggtgtccaaacttttgactgctactgtatacaTATTTTCAGTGTTGCTCTTGTCCAGCAGCTGGTGTTGTTGCCTTGTGCGGTGCTTTGCCAATAACCTCACGGTCACAatgtctactctctactgtatgaGGAGCCTGATGCCCGATGCATGTTGCCATGGTTACCATTAGGTTGCCAAGTCGCCCCAAGCTCATTCTGTCGAGCAGATGATAGCCAATCAACCATTTCCCCTTTCAGACTTATTTCATTCAGGCATTAAGAATTTCTACCAAAATAGTTCCAAAGCTCGTTTTACAGGTAAGGGCCAATTTTGGTTAAAATGGTTAATCCTGGTTAAAGCAGACTGAACGCTGCACTCAAAGATGAAACATAGAGAAATCAGATTGGGTGCCAGGTTACCGTTGTGGGAAACTCTAGAACAAACCGACCTCCGTTTACCCCTGGTTACAGTGCGTCAGCGACTGGACTCACTTGGATAGTTCGGCCATCTCAGTCTCGTGGACCTGCTTCCTCTCATCCAGCTGCAGGGGGAAGAGGTGAGACATGATCTCCTGCAGCAGCACCGTGGGGTTGTACTTCCTGTTCTTAAAGTACTACACAGGAAAGAAGAAGTGATTCTGCATTATTGGGAAGAAAACAAATAAGTGCATCCCAGTTAAAGTGATCTCCCTTGGGTTATAAACATGAAAGCGACATAAAAAAAGTACGAGCAGAACATCCATTGCAATTGTTTCATTATGATGTTATATACAATGTGTTTCTGATTGAGTCCATGTACACAGACAAAGGCCCTAGTTATGTAATAGTGTACATACAGtgacttgcaaaagtattcaggcCGCTTGGATTActttacaaagtgggattcaaatgtaTTTCATTGtaattttttgtaaaaaaaactgcacaaaatactctaatgtcaaagtggaagaattaTTCTATTCTTCTAAAGATTAATAGAAattaaataactaaaatatagttgtTGTATAAGTATTCAGCTCCgcaagtcaatacatgttaaaaaACACCTTTGGCATTGATTACACCGGTGACTTCTTGTGGAAGTATATAAGAGCTTTGTCCACCTGGATTGAGCAATATTTGACCATGATTCTTTAAAAtaaatcttcaagctctgtcaagatgttgAGGATCATGGCTACACACCAATACAAGTCTTGCCACAGATTTTGAtacagatttaagtcaaaactgtaacttggccactcaggaacattcaatgacttcttggtaagcaactccagatttggccttgtgttgaaggttattgtcctgctgaaagattaattcctctctcagtctctggtgtgaagcagactgaagcaggttttcctctaggattttgcctgtgcttagctccatcccgtttctttttatcctggaAAACTCCCAAGTATTTGCCTatttcaagcatacccataccatgatgcagccaccaccattcttgaaaataaggaggcagatactcagtgatgtgttgtgttttccCATAAGGACTTTGCATTTAGGACAAAAAAGTGTATTTTTTAGTAGTATTACTTTTGTACCTTACTGCATACAAgattcatgttttggaatattttattcaGTATTTTTGTATTCTTctgttcactctgtcatttaggtcattattgtggagtcactacaatgttgatccatcctcaattttctCCTATCATAGCCATTGGACTCTGTAGCCGTTTTAAAATCCCCAATGGCCTCATGGaaacatccctgagcagtttccttcctgtccttcaGCTCAGTTCAGCAGGATGACAatatctttgatgtgtctgggtggtttaatacatcatccacTGCATAATTATTCACCTAaccatgcttaaagagatattcaatgtctgatttgttattgttacccatctaccaatcactggccttctttatgaggctttccAAAAGCTCCCTGATcattgtagttgaatctgtgtaaGGGACCTTACAGAAGTAATTATGCTTGTCtaaacaaagggtctgaatacttatgcaatgaCTATATTTGAGTTATTAAGGTTTTATTTATCTTATACTAAAAAACATCTTCCTCATCTACATTACACAGTATTTTGTGTTGATTGTTGACAATAAACGCAAATACTGAATATTTTTTGCAAAGCAATGTAGTTATGTAGGCCCTAGTTATGTAGGCCATAGTTACGTAGGCCATAGTTACGTAGGCCATAGTTACGTAGACCACAGTTAGGTAGGCCGTAGTTACCTCCTGTAGTGGCTGCTTGCAGAGGGGGCAGCGGAGGTTGTGGTCTAGGCTTCTCTCGAGGCAGGTCCTACAGAAGGTGTGTCCACAGGGAGTGGTCACTGGCTCATAGAACAGCCTGTAGAGGTACAGCACTAAGATCAGAGTACAGCACAAGTTTCTCAACAATAACACAGTACCACAATACTCCACAGGATGTACCACTTATGGAAACTACTAACCTGATACAGAGGGGACATTCAAAGTCAGACACAGTGAGGACACTCAGAGATTCTCTTCTGTCCAGACGGCAGCCTCCTGATGGAGACAACATAGAACCAATATCAACCATCtacatgtctcttctctcttcctgtgtgtgtgtgtgtgtgtgtgtgtgtgtgtgtgtgtgtgtgtgttctatgtacCCCTGctgtgcctctcctccctcctcctcatcatcatctccTCATCATCCTCAGCTGTAGGGAGGAAGGACACGGcctgacagagactgagacagcaCTCAGtactggtcccatgtttcacctTTGGCCCCGTCTCCAAGTCTCCTCTCTTGTCCCCGTCTGCTCCCTCCACCTGAGGGTGTCGGAAGCTTTtgttgaggcagtgtgtgtggctgtgtgtgtggctctcagGGAAGAGGATTGTGATGGGGGGGCAGTGGCCTCTGAGGTAATCTGAGACCACCTGGAGGATCTGGGGCACCTCCTCAGGCACTGACATGCCCTCCGTCTCCAGGATCTGACcaggggaaacacacacacagatcaatcTATTCATCCATCATTTAAAAACATTATTGTGTTACTTCATAATACACGTTCCATCATAATAAATTTACCCCACAACAACATTCATCCTACAACATCAGACGTGGCTTTAATCAATCAATCCATCAACCATTCATTTAGAAACACACAACCTGCTGAATATTTCAAAATAACTAGGCTGAACATGTAAATGACTAGGCTGAACATGTAAATGACTAGGCTGAACATGTAAATGACTAGGCTGAACATGTAAATGACTAGGCTGAACATGTAAATGACTAGGCTGAACATGTAAATGACTAGGCCGAACATGTAAATGACTAGGCCGAACATGTAAATGACTAGGTTGAACATGTAAATGACTAGGCTGAACATGTAAATGACTAGGTTGAACATGTAAATGACTAGGTTGAACATGTAAATGACTAGGTTGAACATGTAAATGACTAGGTTGCCTTCTGTGACATTACATTTCTAAAATGTATCCATCCTCAGATAACCTGAGGTTAGCCTACAACTGACCCTACAACTGTAACTGACCCTCTAACTGACAATTTAGCAGTTATGTAGAAGTGTTTAAAATTGCCTAATATTGTCCCATGTCATATCCTTTTCAAGCATAGATGACCCCTCGCCTTAGTTGCCCTGACACACATAAGTGTTAGTAGATCCTCTGACAGTGTTCCATGACATATCATGGCATTTACAACGCTAGCCTGTCCTTGAATAACCCCACCCAGTCGGTCATCCTTGTTCTTGGTATACTGTACATCAGGGGTGGATGTTATATGGCCCCCAAGCCAGATTCAGCCCACAAGTCCCATTCAATCCGACCCAGGGGAGGTTTGAGGATTTTTTTTAACCTCCAGGACACTCTTGAACGTCTAAAACTAGGCAGAAAGCATGTAGAAACACTAATGGatcaatacattttcaaataaCTTTTTCTGGCCCACAAATtgcttttgaaaaacaaatctgAATTTTGAAATCCGATGTGGTCCTCGGGCTGAAATCATTGCCCACCCCTGCTGTATATAaaatcagcaaaaaaagaaacatccctttttcaggaccctgtctttcaaagatatttggatttttacaaattaacttTGCATAttgtcattgtaaagggtttaaacaatgtttcccatgcttgttcaatgaacctgtggaacggtcgtcaagacactaacagcttacaaacGGTTGGCAATTCAGGTCACacttatgaaaacttaggacactaaagaggcctttctactgactctgaaaaacaccaaaagaaagatgcccagggtccctgctcatctgcgtgaacgtgccttaggcatgctgcaaggaggcatgaggagtgcagatgtggccagggcaataaattgcaatgtccgtactgtgagacgcctaagacagcgctacagggagacaggacagacagctgatcgtactcgcagtggcagactacgtgtaacaacacctgcacaagatCGGTACagctgaacatcacacctgcgggacaggtacaggacggcaacaacaactgcccgagttacacctgGAACGCACAACCCCTCCATCAGtgatcagactgtccgcaataggctgagagaggctggactgagggcttgtagacctgttgtaaggcaggtcctcaccagacatcaccggcaacaaggtcgcctatgggcacaaacccaccgtcgctggaccagacaggactggcaaaaagtgctcttctctgacgagtcacggttttgtctcaacaGGGATGATagtcagattcgcgtttatcgtcgaaggaatgagggttacaccgaggcctgtactttggaggtggagggcccatcatggtctggggcggtgtgtcacagcatcatcgaactgagcttgttgtcattgcaggcaatctcaatgctgtgtgttacagggaagacatcctcctccctcatgtggtacccttcctgcaggctcatcctgacatgaccctccagcatgacaa is from Oncorhynchus masou masou isolate Uvic2021 chromosome 32, UVic_Omas_1.1, whole genome shotgun sequence and encodes:
- the LOC135526643 gene encoding LON peptidase N-terminal domain and RING finger protein 1-like — translated: MDLLECPICLFLMCEPATMSCGHTFCRSCLGNYLSSGCPACKEIFKQRDAKNIKNNILLFSVIEKCCPEETRIKCHILEKLKTSEFTEALRIANEGIRVAPGDVSLKVWRAEANMGLRLFSDALRDLEDLSCVHPNWTEGFFRKGNVLLEMGRQSEALIQFHRCLKLQADFTPAKSQIKKILETEGMSVPEEVPQILQVVSDYLRGHCPPITILFPESHTHSHTHCLNKSFRHPQVEGADGDKRGDLETGPKVKHGTSTECCLSLCQAVSFLPTAEDDEEMMMRRREERHSRGGCRLDRRESLSVLTVSDFECPLCIRLFYEPVTTPCGHTFCRTCLERSLDHNLRCPLCKQPLQEYFKNRKYNPTVLLQEIMSHLFPLQLDERKQVHETEMAELSNLTKDIPIFVCTVAYPGVPCPLHIFEPRYRLMMRRCMETGTRKFGMCSYEHGKGFADYGCMLEIHSLEVLPDGRSYVDCVGGSRFRVLKRGQRDGYHTADIEYMEDHKAEGSELELLQSLHDSVYEQAQDWYTLLNTQLREQISRQYGTMPDKDNNIQASNNGPAWCWWLLSVLQLDPAYQTTILSLPSLNDRLGHLRMVLEYFSQS